A window of Oncorhynchus masou masou isolate Uvic2021 chromosome 16, UVic_Omas_1.1, whole genome shotgun sequence genomic DNA:
CTTCTTGGTGTCTTTTGTAGAGCCTGCCAAGCCGATACAGTAGCCACCTCCAGTAGCACGATGTTGTTGAATGCTTAGAATGACTAAACATTACTTCTGTTCCATCCATAGGTTGCATTGTTGGATTTCGGAGCCACAAGAGGATTTAGTGAGGACTTCACTGACATCTACATCGAGGTAAAAGCTATGAGGCTTTATCCCACAGCAAAACATAGCCGATCAAAATGATTTATTTGACGTGTGTGTGACATTCATTGTTTTAATCAGCTCATCAAGTCAGcagcagagggagacagagagggggttcgGAGGAGATCAGCAGATCTCAAGTTCCTCACAGGTTATGAGTCAAAGGTGAGTCAATTCATTCGTTCTCAACACATGAATCAACAATGCCACGTACTGGTTTATTTTGTCGTAGACAATGAATTGAGAAGGCTCTTCATTACTCCAAGGCATAAACTGAGTAGTGAATACCCATAACTTAATTACAATGGCTCCCACTGAACCCActaaaaaacacacaaacacatacaggttATTACTCGCTCTGAGTATGTTCTGTCCGTCCCCTCCCTCAGTCCATGGTGAACGCCCATGTGGACGCGGTGATGATCCTGGGCGAGGCCTTTGCCTCTATGGAGCCTTTTAACTTCGGCGCCCAGAGCACCACAGAGCGCATCCACAACCTGATCCCCGTGATGCTAAAGCAGCGCCTCACCCCGCCTCCCGAGGAGACCTACTCTCTCCACCGCAAGATGGGCGGCTCCTTCCTCATCTGCTCCCGCCTCGACGCCAAGCTCGGCTGCAAGAACATGTTCCAGGAGGCCTATAACAACTACTGGAGGGGCCGCCCCAACCGACCAAGCCAGTGACGGACACCGCAGAGGGCCAATAACAGGGCTACAGCATCAGGGTTACAGAGGGTGTGGACTATAAGGGGAGGGATGTTGACCCTAGCCAGACTTTCTCTGCTGTTAATTTAATGTATATGAATGGCACTTTTTTGCCCGTCTCTTCCCCGAACCAGAATATGTGTGTATATTCATTACCGgtccaaagttttagaacacctgctcattcaagggtttatctttatttttgctattttctacattgtagaaaaatagtgaagacatcaaaactaggaaataaacatatggaatcatgtagtaaccaagaaagtgttaaaatatatttagatttgtttatgttttagattcttcaaagtagccaccctttgccttgatgacagctttgcacactcttggcattctctcaaccagcttcacctggaattgttttccaacagtcttgaagcattggggcggcagggtagcctagtggttagagcgttggactagtaactgaaagattgcaagttcaaatccccaagctggcaaggtagaaatctgtcgttctgcccctgaacaagcagttaacccactgttcctaggccgtcattgaaaataagaatttgttcttaactgacttgcctagttaaataaaggtaaaataaaaaatgcaaaaagcgagttcccacatatgcttagcacttgttggctgcttttccttcactctgcagtccgactcatcccaaactctcaatttgattgaggtcgggggattgtggaatccaggtcatatgatgcagcactccatcactctccttcttggtcaaatagccctttcagtgttttgagtcattgtcctgtcaaaaaacaaatgatacactcccactaagcgcaaatcagatgggatggcatatcgctgcagaatgctatggtagccatcttggttaagtgtgccttgaattctaaattaatcagTGTCTCCCCCACACCGCACCCCCACACCGTCAcaactcctccatgcttcacagtgggaactacacatgctgagatcatctgttcaccaactctgcgtctcacaaagacacggtggttggaaccaaaactctcaaatttggactcatcagaccaaaggacagatttccaacagTCTAATggtcattgctcgtgtttcttgtcccaagcaagtctcttcttcttattggtgtccttttagtagttatttctttgcagcaatttgatcatgaaggcctgattgacagtctcttctgaacagttgatgttgtgatgtgtctgttacttgaactctgcattccaaataaatgcttcaatcTGAGATTAagttaactctaataaacttgtcctctgcagcggaggtaactctggAGGTAACTCATAGCACatttttgcgattgcacttgaagaaactttcaaagttcttgaatttttccggattgactgaccttcatttcttAAAGTTATGATTGACTgtttctatttgcttatttgacTTAGCCATATTTGGTAgaagaccatcttctgtataccttgtGACAAAATTCCACAATTTAACTTAACAAAACACGCctgtttaattgaaatgcattccaagtgactaccttattaagctagttgagagaatgccaagcgtgtgcaaagctgtcaagacaaagggtggctactttgaagaatctaaaacataAAATTTGTATTcgtttttttggttacttcatgattcagTTTATTTCagttttcactattattcaatgtagaaaatagtcaagtgtgtccaaacttttgactggtactgtatttttgtgtgtatTTGGAGTATATTAACCATGGCTGTCCAGTTAACATTCACAAGACGTATCAGATGGTTGATTGTCTAGGTTGAGTTAACTGGGATAAATGCCATGATGTGCGTCAGAATTGTAAAGCTATTGTGAATTCAAGACAGTTGGTTTCTTGTGACGTGGGGATATGATACTGTCTAATGGGCATAAAACCAGTGGTAGTGATGAGACAGGAGTTAAATATAAAGAACAGTGATATACTGTTAATGACCTATTTTCCAGCATGTGGCAGTAGTTCTAGTGTCCTATGAGGACAAATGCTCATGTGATTCATACCAAAGTGTAAAAGGATGTTCTCTCACACTTAAGCATATTGCGCACATTAACAGGTTGCAGACCAATTCCTGTTTGAGGGCAATCTCCTGTAAAGCCTGTCCCTATAAACACATTACATTTGGGAAACATGAAATATAGATTTATCAATGATCTGAACTGTCATGACATGGTTACTTCTGTGAGGTGGAGATGGTTGATGGATGGATCATGGGACATGGCCTTACATCCAGTGCCTGAGGAAATAAGAACATGCATTCTCATTGACTGACCTACATTTTGGTGCTACAGGCCCATGGTAGTGTTTTGACACTTGTGGCCTGGTGGGCTTATGACATTTTGATCATGGTGTCCTTTATTAACAGCAGGTTTTACATCAGTTGACAAAACTGCTGTTTTGTCATTAAAGCCTGTCTTTACTTTGTGATGGAAAGACTGTTAAGGCAAGAGAAAGGTGATTCTAAATCACTTTGTGAATATAAATGCAAAAGTATTGCTAGAAGGATGTTTAGAAATGAATGCCGCTATGCATCTTTTATATTGATATCAGCAGAATTTTTATAATCAATTACGTTCTTAGTGTTATGATAAATATTAAATATTTGACTTGACACTTGTTCCAATCAATGTTGCGTGTGCACTCTTTATTTTAGCTTTGGAATAGTTAAATCTATCTGCAGAGACAGAAATTCCTCAACACAAATGAGTAAGTCTATTGATATCAGAAGAGTTGAGAAAAAAATCTTATTATTACTAAGTTATTCAATATTTTATGCAACACTTGTACTTGATTTATTCTCATAGAATAAGACTAAACattcataaacacaaacacattctcATGATTGAGGCATAACGTAACAAAGTAGAACACCTCAAACTATAAGTGCTTCTAATACTAAAAGTAGAACAAGCTGAAATTCATACATATGAGGTATCTTCAAAGATTCACTCACAACAGAGGTTCTACAGAGAGACGTCTAGTTTTGTACTTATTGAGAATCAAGATAATATTTAATTTGGCTCACTACACAGATTGTGATAAGCTTTCTTCTAAACTAGAATGAGTCACCAACGCCCTGGGTGGAAGTTGTAGTAATGTATAGCTTTTTAAATAATGTTGGTGGCGTTGTAATCTTGTTACAGTCTTCAAACACTTTCTTTGTTGCCACAATGGGGCGATTAATGTCTAAGGACTGCTTTTGTATTTCAGTAAGGCCTTATGTATGAGAGTCACTGCAATATCATTTGTTTTACAATGCAGAAGTCCCACAGAGTCATGGAAGAGAACATTAACTTTCTCTACTACGCTTTTGTAGTGAGATGCAGATCTCTGGTCTGTGACAAAGTAGCGATCAAAAGTATGGTGCATCACCACTAGAATGGCAtctgtgttacctgttgagaGACAAAATGATGCAGCTTTAGAAAAGTACTTCCACCCAAAAGGTTGTTCTACAACATGGACCAATACATCCTGTTGagtaaaatgaaatcccaggatAGAAGTAGTATTGACAATTGTATTTGGTCTAGAAATCTTTTGCTTTCATGGCGTAATCCCAAAAGGCTTTCCTACCTGGAACTTGGCTCATGGCAGCCTCGATGTCAGTTCCCACACGAGATGTAACCGGACAGAAGACCATTATGACTTGGCAGTCCTCTACACTGGTCTCCTTTCGTTTAAGACCCAGATCCTCCACTTGTTTCATGAGTGCAAGGTGAGTGTTCAGTGTTTTTCCACACACTTGGGAATAGACTTTCACTTCTTGAAACAAAACATAATTAaatgacaacactacatacagtatatccccAAGATGTTGCAAACAAAAGCAAAGTGATGGATTTCCATTGCAGACATTTCACACTAGAAAGCTCATCACACATCAGCTATCAGAGCTGAGAGGTAAGGAGGGATTTATGCCAATTAGATTGACTGACAGGAAATGCATGAACAAATTGTTTGATTAATACAAAGCATATCTCAAGAATCTCACCCGGCCAATGTCTTGTTACATATCTAATGAAACTCCATCTTCCAGGTTCTTTTCCTTCCTTTTCTTTTGGGGCCTGGATGTTACCAAGTACTGATGAGGACCCATCTGAAAGTAGCAATTGAAATCAAATTCTCAACACATTGTTTCCAAttccttaaaggggcaatctgtgatTGATAAATCAATTTTTGACCTATAAATTAATTATATTTTAAAGGATTTAATGACATTGAACAGTGTTTAGGCTTTGATAATGACCTTTGTAGGATGTTGCAGATGGCTCAATATCAGCTGCTCCTGAAGTGTACGGAGAGCATGATTTTGAGGTCTTCAGTTTGCCTTGCGTCAAGAAGTGCACACTACCAGTGGTACTTGGAGGAGCATATGTTATTCCAGCTGCTCCTGGAGTATGAGGTGGGGTTTCCTTTAAGTTTTGCCACTTACCACTGGTGGGCAGATCTATTCTTGGTCGTTTGGGGTGGACCTCTACAGCACCTAAGGCTGAGGACAACAAAGTACTATGAATTCATGTCCAGTGTTTTTGCAGCACATTGTTGTGAGTCTGCAGGTCATTGTGGTTGGATTTGCCAGCTGTAAAAGGGTTTAACATTATAGAATTATTATGTTTTAGGAAAAACATGCCATGTTTAAGGTTGAGTTACCTGGTCGTTTTGAAGCGCATTCAACAGATTGCTTATGTACTGGAAATAATGTACATTTCGGCTGTTAACAGTAATTTTAGGCTAAGAAAAGACTGTTCGAGCTCCAATAATGTCTAATTTCTCAACATTTTGTATACCATTATCTATGTCTTGATTCATGAGGGATGAGACCCACTATTCTGCAACCAACACAAACAGCAGTTATGTCATTTACCTGCAACATTGGATAGCTGGTTTCCTGCTGTAGCAGAGTCAGCTGATGGGGACACAGCATTGCCCTCAGCCTCCATGGGCTCTTTATTGTAGCTCTCAAGCAGTTCAACGTGTTCCTGAATGAAGTGCAGGGCTTTGGCCAGCTGCTTCTTCAAATCGTTAAGAATAGGGACGTAGCCATGTAACACTCCCCCAGGAACAAGTGCATCTGTAAGGAGAAAGTGACCAGTGCATACAATTACAACCAAAGAGACACCACAAATGTATTGGGTGACAGCTATGCTGAAAGTCCTTGAAAAGGGACTTACTCTTCATGACAACAGCTGGAAGGAATTCCCTAAACTCGTTAAGAATTAAATCGATAGGTTTAGCTGTGTCCTAAGAAAAAAAACATAACAGAAAACATGGGGGGATTAGTACATACAATGGAAATGTACAATGAATCAAAAACCTTAATTCTATTAACTATACTGAATGATCCCACAAAGTGGTACAGTAACCATAGAAGCTTTTGGGACTATACCAACCTGTTTAGATTGGGTTAGAAGTTCACTGATCTTCTTCCTAAGTTTGAAATGCTCAAGGCCTGGCAGAAGTTCGTTCAGATCATCTCTTGTTAACTCTTGAATATCAATGTCCTCTTTAATTCCAGCTCCTGAAAACAAATATGTTATTAGGAGGACAGTTAACAACTGCATAAAGCTCAGGGAGATAACATACTTGCAAGGGCAGATGC
This region includes:
- the LOC135557621 gene encoding uncharacterized protein LOC135557621 isoform X1, with the protein product MSFEKPNRILSPDAACALTKWRTETFFTILTGNTLRSHEEINRCLTAEGLTEVTSLEESNVILAFCPIVSRAGTVEAALQKIPAGKPVILVVLHHTLDPVYTVPDSSRLVTREDVRLTVDCLFHENQGLLECPHNEDAIRKILDRLEIQPKNDEVWELIRKEEASDAPEQENLEARTMSLEEQIRGLSPVAASALARAGIKEDIDIQELTRDDLNELLPGLEHFKLRKKISELLTQSKQDTAKPIDLILNEFREFLPAVVMKNALVPGGVLHGYVPILNDLKKQLAKALHFIQEHVELLESYNKEPMEAEGNAVSPSADSATAGNQLSNVAALGAVEVHPKRPRIDLPTSGKWQNLKETPPHTPGAAGITYAPPSTTGSVHFLTQGKLKTSKSCSPYTSGAADIEPSATSYKDGSSSVLGNIQAPKEKEGKEPGRWSFIRYVTRHWPEVKVYSQVCGKTLNTHLALMKQVEDLGLKRKETSVEDCQVIMVFCPVTSRVGTDIEAAMSQVPGNTDAILVVMHHTFDRYFVTDQRSASHYKSVVEKVNVLFHDSVGLLHCKTNDIAVTLIHKALLKYKSSP
- the LOC135557621 gene encoding uncharacterized protein LOC135557621 isoform X2, which translates into the protein MSFEKPNRILSPDAACALTKWRTETFFTILTGNTLRSHEEINRCLTAEGLTEVTSLEESNVILAFCPIVSRAGTVEAALQKIPAGKPVILVVLHHTLDPVYTVPDSSRLVTREDVRLTVDCLFHENQGLLECPHNEDAIRKILDRLEIQPKNDEVWELIRKEEASDAPEQENLEARTMSLEEQIRGLSPVAASALARAGIKEDIDIQELTRDDLNELLPGLEHFKLRKKISELLTQSKQDTAKPIDLILNEFREFLPAVVMKNALVPGGVLHGYVPILNDLKKQLAKALHFIQEHVELLESYNKEPMEAEGNAVSPSADSATAGNQLSNVAALGAVEVHPKRPRIDLPTSGKWQNLKETPPHTPGAAGITYAPPSTTGSVHFLTQGKLKTSKSCSPYTSGAADIEPSATSYKDGSSSVLGNIQAPKEKEGKEPGRWSFIRYVTRHWPVKVYSQVCGKTLNTHLALMKQVEDLGLKRKETSVEDCQVIMVFCPVTSRVGTDIEAAMSQVPGNTDAILVVMHHTFDRYFVTDQRSASHYKSVVEKVNVLFHDSVGLLHCKTNDIAVTLIHKALLKYKSSP